From a region of the Equus przewalskii isolate Varuska chromosome 2, EquPr2, whole genome shotgun sequence genome:
- the POU4F2 gene encoding POU domain, class 4, transcription factor 2, translating to MMMMSLNSKQAFSMPHGGSLHVEPKYSALHSASPGSSGPAAPSASSPGSSSNAGGGGSSGGGGGGRSSSSSSSGSSGGGGSEAMRRACLPTPPSNIFGGLDESLLARAEALAAVDIVSQSKSHHHHPPHHSPFKPDATYHTMNTIPCTSAASSSSVPISHPSALAGTHHHHHHHHHHHHQPHQALEGELLEHLSPGLALGAMAGPDGAVVSTPAHAPHMATMNPMHQAALSMAHAHGLPSHMGCMSDVDADPRDLEAFAERFKQRRIKLGVTQADVGSALANLKIPGVGSLSQSTICRFESLTLSHNNMIALKPILQAWLEEAEKSHREKLTKPELFNGAEKKRKRTSIAAPEKRSLEAYFAIQPRPSSEKIAAIAEKLDLKKNVVRVWFCNQRQKQKRMKYSAGI from the exons atgatgatgatgtccCTCAACAGCAAGCAGGCGTTCAGCATGCCGCACGGCGGCAGCCTGCACGTGGAGCCCAAGTACTCCGCACTGCACAGCGCCTCGCCCGGCTCTTCCGGGCCCGCGGCGCCCTCAGCCAGCTCCCCTGGCAGCTCCAGCAATGCTGGCGGCGGTGGCAGCAGTGGCGGAGGCGGTGGAGGCCGGAGCAGCAGCTCCAGTAGCAgtggcagcagcggcggcggcggctccgaGGCGATGCGGCGAGCGTGTCTTCCAACCCCACCG AGCAATATATTCGGCGGGCTGGATGAGAGTCTGCTGGCCCGCGCTGAGGCTCTCGCGGCCGTGGACATCGTTTCCCAAAGCAagagccaccaccaccacccgcCCCACCACAGCCCCTTCAAGCCGGACGCCACCTACCACACCATGAACACCATCCCGTGCACGTCGGCTGCCTCCTCTTCGTCGGTGCCCATCTCGCACCCGTCGGCACTGGCGGGCacgcaccaccaccaccaccatcaccaccaccaccaccaccagcctcATCAGGCGCTTGAGGGCGAGCTGCTGGAGCACCTGAGCCCCGGGCTGGCCCTGGGTGCCATGGCGGGCCCCGACGGCGCTGTGGTGTCCACGCCAGCTCACGCGCCGCACATGGCTACCATGAACCCTATGCACCAAGCAGCGCTCAGCATGGCCCACGCGCACGGGCTGCCCTCACACATGGGCTGCATGAGCGACGTGGACGCCGACCCCCGGGACCTGGAAGCATTCGCCGAGCGCTTCAAGCAGCGACGCATCAAGCTGGGGGTGACCCAGGCCGATGTGGGCTCCGCGCTGGCCAACCTCAAGATCCCCGGCGTGGGCTCGCTCAGCCAGAGCACCATTTGCAGGTTCGAGTCTCTCACGTTGTCGCACAACAATATGATCGCGCTCAAACCCATCCTGCAAGCGTGGCTGGAGGAGGCCGAGAAGTCCCACCGCGAGAAGCTCACCAAGCCAGAGCTCTTCAACGGCGCGGAGAAGAAGCGCAAGCGCACGTCCATTGCTGCGCCAGAGAAGCGATCGCTTGAAGCCTACTTCGCCATTCAGCCGCGGCCCTCTTCTGAGAAGATCGCCGCCATCGCGGAGAAGCTGGACCTTAAGAAAAACGTGGTGCGCGTCTGGTTTTGCAACCAGaggcagaaacagaaaagaatgaaatattctgCAGGCATTTAG